A stretch of Perognathus longimembris pacificus isolate PPM17 chromosome 1, ASM2315922v1, whole genome shotgun sequence DNA encodes these proteins:
- the Krt79 gene encoding keratin, type II cytoskeletal 79 encodes MRSSMSRQTCSTKGGFSANSASGGGGRRTHTNFSSVTMSRSGGSSGGARCGPSAGGFGSRSLYNVGDHRSISVSVARGASSGRALGGLGLGSGAYVGLGAGRQMFGPACPPGGIQEVTINQSLLTPLNVEIDPEIQRVRTQEREQIKTLNNKFASFIDKVRFLEQQNKVLETKWALLQEQGQNMGVTRNNLDPIFETYVGSLRRQLDSLQGEQGRLDSELRNVQDVLEDYKNKYEDEINKRTAGENEFVLLKKDVDAAYMTRMDLDGKVNTLLQEIDFLRHLYEMELSQVQTHVSDTNVVLSMDNNRNLDLDSIIAEVRAQYELIAQRSRAEAESWYQTKYEELQVTAGKHGDNLRDTKNEISELTRTIQRLQGEVDAAKKQCQQLQTAIEEAEQRGELALQDAKKKLMDLDTALHQAKEDLARLLRDYQALMNVKLALDVEIATYRKLLESEESRMSGECPSAVSISVTGNSTSVSGGVSAGFGGGIALAGSGGACKGGFSSSVGYGAAKGGAVSGGTSILRKTTTVKTSSRRY; translated from the exons ATGAGATCCTCTATGTCTCGGCAGACCTGCTCCACCAAAGGAGGCTTCAGCGCCAACTCGGCTAGCGGAGGGGGTGGTCGCCGCACCCATACCAACTTCAGCTCGGTGACCATGTCCCGGAGCGGTGGCAGCAGTGGGGGGGCCCGCTGTGGCCCCAGTGCGGGTGGCTTTGGCAGCCGGAGCCTCTATAACGTTGGGGACCACAGGAGCATCTCTGTTAGTGTGGCCCGTGGGGCTTCCTCCGGTCGGGCTCTGGGCGGCTTGGGCCTGGGCAGTGGGGCCTATGTGGGTCTGGGAGCTGGAAGGCAGATGTTTGGGCCTGCCTGTCCCCCTGGGGGGATCCAGGAGGTCACCATCAACCAGAGCCTGCTGACCCCTCTCAACGTAGAGATAGACCCCGAAATCCAGAGGGTGCGCACCCAGGAACGCGAGCAGATCAAGACCCTCAACAACAAGTTCGCCTCCTTCATAGACAAG GTGCGGTTCCTGGAACAGCAGAATAAGGTACTGGAGACCAAGTGGGCACTGCTGCAGGAGCAGGGCCAGAATATGGGGGTCACCAGGAACAATCTGGATCCCATCTTTGAGACCTATGTGGGCAGCCTGCGGCGGCAGCTGGACAGCTTGCAGGGCGAGCAGGGCAGGCTGGATTCGGAGCTGAGGAACGTGCAGGATGTCCTGGAGGACTACAAGAACAA GTATGAGGATGAAATCAACAAGCGCACCGCCGGAGAGAACGAGTTTGTGCTACTCAAGAAG GATGTAGATGCGGCATACATGACTCGAATGGATTTGGATGGCAAAGTGAACACCCTTTTACAGGAGATTGATTTCCTGCGACATCTCTATGAAATG GAGCTGAGCCAAGTACAGACCCATGTGTCGGATACCAATGTGGTGCTGTCCATGGACAACAATCGTAACCTGGACCTGGACAGCATCATCGCAGAGGTCCGCGCCCAGTATGAGCTGATTGCTCAGAGGAGCCGGGCTGAGGCTGAGTCCTGGTACCAGACCAAG TATGAGGAGTTGCAGGTGACGGCTGGGAAGCATGGGGACAACCTGCGGGACACCAAGAACGAGATTTCGGAGCTCACCCGTACCATCCAGAGGCTGCAGGGGGAGGTAGATGCGGCCAAGAAGCAG TGTCAGCAGCTGCAGACGGCCATTGAGGAAGCGGAGCAGCGTGGGGAGCTAGCGCTTCAGGATGCTAAGAAGAAGCTTATGGATCTGGACACGGCCCTGCACCAGGCCAAGGAGGACCTGGCGCGGCTGCTGCGGGATTACCAGGCCCTGATGAATGTCAAGCTGGCCCTGGATGTGGAGATAGCCACCTACCGCAAACTGCTGGAGAGCGAGGAGAGCAG GATGTCTGGAGAGTGTCCCAGTGCAGTGAGCATCT CGGTGACCGGCAACTCCACCTCGGTGAGCGGAGGCGTCTCTGCGGGCTTCGGGGGCGGCATCGCCCTGGCTGGCAGTGGGGGTGCCTGCAAAGGTGGATTCAGCTCCAGTGTGGGCTATGGCGCTGCCAAGGGCGGTGCAGTCTCGGGGGGCACGTCCATCTTGCGGAAGACCACCACGGTCAAGACATCTAGTCGGAGATACTAG